A section of the Rhodopirellula islandica genome encodes:
- a CDS encoding DUF368 domain-containing protein yields MNASTGSDSSSESISFDGEGSRRPDGIGMMLLNVFRGFCMGAADTVPGVSGGTVALILGHYDRLIAAISHVDTTSLGLLRTGQWGGLARRMDLRFLIALGIGIVVGIGALAGLMHWLLQHRVNETMAVFFGLVLASVWVVRRNVTQWTLPRCVLLVVGVLVALGISRIPATTGDASHVFLFFSASIAICAMILPGISGAFILLLLGVYEPVIGMIKGVVKGQIDMDILGRLAVFAAGCLFGLLAFSRLLNYLLEHFRDATMAVLIGLMIGSVGRLWPLQRVTPETAELELKHQEFVWVLPHHYEGSLVVLLALAITAAIVVIAADHFTRRMQSSSTVT; encoded by the coding sequence CCACCGGCTCGGACAGTTCTTCCGAAAGTATCAGTTTTGACGGCGAGGGGTCTCGGCGTCCTGATGGCATCGGAATGATGTTGCTGAACGTCTTTCGAGGGTTTTGCATGGGAGCCGCTGACACGGTGCCTGGCGTCAGTGGCGGGACGGTGGCTTTGATTCTGGGGCACTACGACCGCTTGATCGCGGCGATCAGTCATGTGGACACAACGTCGCTTGGATTGCTTCGAACAGGGCAATGGGGGGGACTTGCCCGGCGAATGGATTTGCGGTTCTTGATCGCTCTGGGGATTGGGATCGTCGTCGGAATCGGGGCCTTGGCCGGACTGATGCACTGGTTGCTGCAACACCGAGTCAACGAGACCATGGCGGTGTTCTTTGGTTTGGTGCTGGCAAGTGTTTGGGTGGTCCGGCGCAATGTCACTCAGTGGACGCTTCCACGGTGCGTTCTGTTGGTGGTCGGTGTGCTGGTGGCGTTGGGAATCTCGCGAATTCCTGCGACGACAGGCGACGCCAGTCATGTCTTTTTGTTTTTCAGTGCGTCAATCGCGATTTGTGCGATGATCCTGCCAGGGATCAGCGGCGCGTTCATTTTGTTGTTGCTGGGCGTTTACGAACCGGTGATCGGGATGATCAAAGGCGTTGTCAAAGGCCAGATCGACATGGATATCTTGGGCCGGTTGGCCGTGTTCGCAGCGGGGTGCCTGTTTGGATTGCTGGCGTTCAGTCGATTGCTGAATTACCTGCTCGAACACTTCCGAGACGCAACGATGGCGGTGTTGATCGGGTTGATGATTGGTTCGGTTGGCCGGCTTTGGCCTCTGCAACGGGTGACCCCGGAGACCGCTGAACTGGAACTGAAGCACCAAGAGTTCGTTTGGGTTTTGCCACACCATTACGAAGGCAGTTTGGTGGTGTTGCTAGCGCTCGCCATCACGGCCGCCATCGTGGTGATCGCTGCCGATCACTTCACTCGACGGATGCAATCATCATCGACCGTCACTTGA
- the rnpA gene encoding ribonuclease P protein component yields the protein MSRTLGKHPLGFPKSSRVVRSGDFTKALRRGGVAANDCLVVFALPRNQTSPGDATQTQCRLGVTIPKKTGNAVARNRWKRLIREAYRLHQMELPPGFDYVVRPKKDVQASWKLIDKGFVKLVGRAVRRSQPSSDGR from the coding sequence ATGTCGCGCACGCTTGGAAAACACCCGCTGGGATTCCCCAAGTCATCTCGCGTCGTACGCAGTGGTGACTTCACCAAAGCACTCCGACGTGGCGGTGTTGCCGCCAATGATTGCTTGGTCGTCTTCGCCTTGCCACGCAATCAAACGTCGCCAGGGGACGCAACCCAAACGCAATGTCGCCTGGGCGTGACGATCCCCAAGAAGACCGGCAACGCGGTCGCTCGCAACCGTTGGAAACGTCTGATACGGGAAGCGTACCGACTGCACCAAATGGAACTTCCGCCCGGGTTTGATTACGTTGTCCGACCCAAGAAAGACGTCCAAGCAAGTTGGAAATTGATCGACAAAGGTTTTGTCAAACTCGTCGGTCGAGCGGTGCGGCGCAGCCAACCCTCAAGTGACGGTCGATGA